Proteins encoded within one genomic window of Aquarana catesbeiana isolate 2022-GZ linkage group LG03, ASM4218655v1, whole genome shotgun sequence:
- the PLEKHO2 gene encoding pleckstrin homology domain-containing family O member 2 has translation MDDGVNGKSVSPPEPAKTYKAGWLKKSSGMLGLWKDRYIQILKTQFLICDHEEDQKCLETFELASFERCQDQKSLLKRKRHFSLIPPAGTKVQEVKFIARNAEERDAWIQALNDGINRGKNKVLDEVKVDASISLEHVTRDRVKVGAAKRRPPTRIHLKEVAEAATDDSLRLGLESLDTGILTIVPPMPKPKEAEPEPQKEPVKIPMPPTKPNPPPTLETTIPDTTDTKDQAPQAPAPPSKKLKEDVYAREKLKSENEQTSMEENSALKVLQSESTENVNEVMSSPPKPPPKILSDKMTIKWVGSSSDLEEKEDTVSDERGSKENLVDFGSDDPEHPSIPQQAESLEDLQAEELRSRSNSLQEEPNRSSQYLNDDDTDDGALQGTSAEGICNSIEDEDKNEMAKKDSPTSDIQEQHTTQPTDEKKFRYVKHKKKTGHVTTQTHHIKSKMKSSSLGDLLSPTSDKDSTMLHLTKDHFDQVEMKLACGKERTKTLLNQILKGQLGNTAEGNGVECNPETILNDLMTQLQEASEVLQEIKDKEPRNISNSSDIRTDNQKEKQKELMALQRRSVPF, from the exons GGAGTAAACGGGAAGAGTGTCTCCCCACCAGAACCTGCAAAGACCTACAAGGCTGGCTGGCTGAAGAAGAGCAGCGGAATGCTGGGTCTATGGAAGGATCGCTACATTCAGATACTGAAGACACAGTTCCTCATTTGTGACCATGAG GAGGACCAGAAGTGTTTGGAGACATTTGAGCTTGCCAGCTTTGAGCGATGTCAGGACCAAAAAAGCCTCCTAAAACGCAAAAGGCATTTCTCATTGATTCCGCCCGCGGGCACGAAG GTGCAAGAGGTCAAATTTATAGCCAGAAATGCAGAGGAACGAGACGCATGGATCCAAGCCTTGAACGATGGCATAAACCGGGGGAAAAACAAGGTCCTTGATGAG GTGAAGGTAGACGCTTCAATCTCTTTGGAACATGTGACCCGGGACAGAGTTAAAGTTGGAGCAGCGAAGAGAAGACCCCCAACCAGGATCCACCTCAAAGAG GTGGCAGAGGCAGCTACTGATGACTCTCTAAGGTTGGGTCTGGAATCGTTGGACACTGGAATACTAACAATAGTTCCACCAATGCCCAAGCCTAAGGAAGCAGAACCAGAACCTCAAAAAGAACCTGTAAAGATCCCTATGCCACCCACAAAACCAAATCCTCCCCCAACTTTGGAGACTACTATTCCTGACACAACAGACACCAAAGATCAAGCACCTCAAGCACCAGCCCCTCCTTCAAAAAAACTTAAAGAAGATGTTTATGCACGTGAGAAGCTAAAGTCTGAAAATGAACAGACAAGCATGGAAGAAAATTCAGCACTCAAGGTTCTTCAAAGTGAGAGCACAGAAAATGTAAATGAAGTGATGAGTTCTCCTCCCAAACCACCTCCGAAAATTCTTTCTGACAAGATGACGATTAAGTGGGTTGGTTCATCATCAGACTTGGAGGAGAAAGAGGACACTGTGTCAGATGAGAGAGGAAGCAAAGAGAACTTAGTTGACTTTGGGTCTGATGATCCGGAACACCCATCAATTCCACAGCAAGCAGAGTCATTAGAAGACTTACAAGCAGAGGAGTTAAGAAGTCGCTCGAATAGCCTTCAAGAAGAGCCTAACAGGTCGTCCCAATATCTGAATGACGATGACACAGATGACGGAGCTCTTCAGGGAACATCTGCAGAAGGTATATGTAACAGCATTGAGGATGAAGACAAAAACGAGATGGCGAAGAAAGATTCACCAACAAGTGACATCCAAGAACAGCATACTACACAACCAACTGATGAGAAGAAGTTCAGATAcgtaaaacacaaaaagaaaactggcCATGTGACAACACAAACACATCACATTAAGAGTAAAATGAAATCATCTTCCTTGGGAGACCTCTTATCTCCAACATCAGATAAGGACAGCACCATGCTACACCTAACTAAAGACCATTTTGATCAAGTGGAGATGAAGCTAGCCTGTGGAAAGGAGAGAACAAAGACTCTACTAAACCAGATCTTGAAGGGACAACTTGGAAACACTGCAGAAGGAAATGGGGTGGAGTGTAATCCAGAAACAATTCTAAATGATCTGATGACCCAACTTCAAGAAGCCTCTGAAGTTCTTCAAGAGATAAAGGACAAAGAGCCTAGAAATATCTCAAACTCATCAGATATAAGGACTGATAATCAGAAAGAAAAGCAGAAAGAACTGATGGCACTGCAAAGGAGAAGTGTTCCATTCTAG